In Papaver somniferum cultivar HN1 chromosome 9, ASM357369v1, whole genome shotgun sequence, the genomic stretch CAATTCCTGTGAAGTGGGAGTAATCCTTGGAAAAGAAGAAAGATTCGGAGAAGCTAAAAGGAGAAGGTCCTTACAGGTGTTCTGAACGAAATCATCAGAAGGAGCAGAGGATAACGGACATGTGAAAGTCTTCGCTTGAGAAGAAGTAATAGATGGTGAAGAGGTGGTAGCGATCGCTTGATCAGAAGCAACCGCATTCGCTTGAGTGATAGGGTCAGTTCGCCCAGAAGATACCTGTTGTGTAGAAATACGTTTCTTTTTGAAACTCGGAAGAGCCATGCGAGTATCAATAATAAGAGGTTATTTGCTTTTTCtagacttcttctctttctctctcgcGTCATCCTGCGAATAACAACGcatataagaaacagaggcaacaatattgtttaaagAGTAAGGTGTTTCTTAATACCTTGTCATGCGAATGCTTCCTCTTGAGCGACTTATCATCTTTGGACCTTGAagaggaattagggtttgtaatggTGAAACGAGCCCCAAGGGTAGAATTTTTGCTGCAACAGTATGGGAAGTATCAATGACATCAGCAGAACAATAATGGAGATACATGAAGAACGGTAGCAGCAGAATAACAATGGTACTGATTAGttacaaacaacaacaaaaacaagtcgTACACAGCAAAAAGCATAATAGAAGGGATAAAACAAACCTTTGAGAGGAATCCATGGAGTGTAAACACTAACagaaaaaagagaagatgaagatgcagAGGAGACGAAAATTCGAAAAGattttgtaaagaagaaaagactaaagaaagaaagATCTATTTCTCTTGAAAAGATTAAATAGAAAAGAAGATGACCGGTTGTACCAGGCGGAAGAGGAGATGTGTCGGTAAAAAGTGGAAAAGTGAGAACGTGTGAACGGTTATGCTGAAAATCCGGAAGCCTGTCGGTCAaagggaatatgaaaagatgataaGGTGCGGCAAATCGCATAAAAGGTGTGAAGAGGATTAAAAGAGAAGTTTCTCTCATCGCTCTTTTCATAATAAAGATCActaagagaagaggcaaaatgtaggggttaAATATCACACCCATATGTATCATGCGAAGAGGTACCATTATAAATGGAGCGAGCTGAGTTCGCAGGTAGCATATCCTGGATGACGGAACCAATGACGTCATGaactcacgagtaaagtgtgaagccaATGCGAAGTTCAAGAGCACGTGTGAGAAGATCCAATACATGGGTGCGAACACgtcgcacgtcagatccgaaaataagggctttattagctgtccttcactatgtaaaactcatatatataggaccaaccacCCTTGTGttaagggagagatctttttgagagttgAGGTAGaactataggagagagaaagttatttactccccaagttagggttttatcttcttctttcttgtattgatttctaaacttaataagaTTCATATATGTGTTCTTCATGATGATTTCCTAGTTTGTTATATAGATTATCTAAGGGGTGTAGTAGTGAGATTTTTCACTACTACAATAATTGATGTCTTTTGAAAATAATGTACATAGGCAAATTCTCCCATTATTGAATCGACAACAGACTTTCTTGGTCCAGCAGTCAAACTGACAAGCTAAAATATACAACCTTACACGTCAACATCAACAAAACTGAAATATTTTGGCGTTGCACTGATCCTAGACAATGATTCTTAATAGACCGCCCCAAAAACCCCAAAACCGTCATGTGAGAGGAGATGGTAGGACCTACGGTCAGGGAGTTAGCAGGGGATCCCATTAAAGGGGGAGCTGGACCCACCAGCTGAGTCTAGGCGGTTTCAGGGgggtttgggggggggggggggtctgtTAGGAATTTTTGGATCCTAAAAGCAACATTGGAGGTGTATTCCCCACAACTATAAGTTATCCATCTCTGGGAGTGAAGTTGGTAGGCGGACCGGTTAGCTTGGACCTTCATTTTTGTAGTGATCTAGTGAATAGTAGAATCGACAAAACAAGAATAGTCACTTAATGGACACTGTTAAGAAATTACAGGACCCCCAAAGGGGACTGTTTCTCTTGCGAAACTGCGCTGGCTTTTCAAGACTCTATTTCACAATGAGAACAACCAACCCTTCTGCGGCTTCTGCCCTTCAACTCAACGCTGCCTACTACAGGTCTACGATCATCACTGTACCAGTTTTCGAGACATCTACTCCACCACAAAAATTGGGTCCGACATCTGTCTTCTTAATTTTTACAGTCAGCTGAAAGAAAAACAACTGAAACTTCTTTAATCCACCAGGACCACCACGGATTGGGAAATTGTCATTCTCCCTCCCCGCCCAAAGCTTTTTTATACAGGTAAAAATTCTCTAACATAACCCCTGGTATTCTCAGCATTTCTGATTGTTTTAGATTCTTGATCTTCTTATTAAGATTTTGTGTCCGTTTGATTTAGGATCCTCCTGTCGTGTGTCTGATTCTCACTGATCTTTGAACCACATGATACGCTTTGATTTCCTTAAACCCTATTTTGTTGATTGAATGAATTTTGGTGTTAGTACAATTTTGGTGTACAATTTTTGATCTGTTTCAATAGGAAAATTAGTGGTTTTGCTTTATGGACTGGCACTAATTCGCATTTGTTTTTCGAAGGGTAATTTACTAATTTTGAAATATGAAAAACTTTTTGTTAGCATGTATTAGTTTGCTTTAGGGATTCAATTTCAGTCTAATGTTCAAAAATTTGGGTTGTATGTGACTATTGGATGCGTTGATTATGCCATGCAAGTGTCCGATCAAATGTcaattatgattttttaattatgTACATATAGAGAAAATGCACTGGAAGAGTCTGTTTGAAACAAGTTGTAAATTTGTTGTTTGAAAACATTGTCATATCTCATCGTTTAAAATAAAAATCCATCATCTCTCTCcgaagttcatttcttaaagagatGAGAGAGGCGTGATATTTGTTGGGGAACACTAGACATAATAACATGCCACTGGATCGCGAACCTGATTTTATGCCACTTTGGTTAAGTTCAGCAAGTGCAGCAGCATTACATATTTTCTGTTCATATAAGTATATTCAATTCAATGTCTACTAGTATGAACAACACCTAGGTTATGATGTTAATGACCTAGGTACTATATTGAATGGTTTTCACTACTTCTATTGAATACTCATCAACATAAGCTACATTCTAGATTAATGCCGAAAGATTATATGAACAACATTTTATAACCTATAGGCAGTGACTACATGAACCTAGGTGCTCTGTAGTGATATTGAGTTAGGTAAGCATGTAAGCTTATAGGGAAATGGTTGGCCGATAATTAAATGAACAACATATTCTTTTTTCGTGCCATCAGTTACTAGTTTGGTGCAGAAGTTCTGGATGCAGCGAATGCTTATTTAGTTAGTgtgcttagagcaactgcagtggtgcgagtataaccaaagattaaagaccaaaaaaaacgatcaaatttgagtttagtctggtgtgtgacgctacgggtagaagactaaatttggtcgagcgtacactatacgttcgcctggtgtgggccGTAAACTATACGTACGCCCGATGagattccaaaaaaataaaaaataaataaacaacaaaaaaaatggggcggaggtataaagcccgccccatataTAAAGTGAATTGAAAAAAAAGAGTTGGGCGGAGGTATAAACCCCGccccacccaaaaaaaaaaaaaaaaaaaaaatggggcggaggtataaaacacgcatggtatggggcggggactttatgcacgcctggtgtgaggcgttaactatacacccgcctggtggtggggcgttaactatacgttcgctcgactatatttggttttggtcttggtcttggaccaaatatagtctgggatttGGTCTTTGGTCCGGATTTTAATCGATAGTCTGTCCGCTGTGTCTCGTTTTTTGACCaaatatttggttatactcgcccactgtggttgctcttagtaaCTGCAGTCCGTTTCTAACTTTTTATATGTGAAAATGCGAGCAGCTAATGCTAAACTTTCAGCTGGTATCTTTTAGGTGTTTGAATTAATATTACTGTTTatatgttaggattttgattgttTTCTTGATATGATGTGCTCCATGAACTCATAGTTTTGTCTAAACGTTATAGCCTTAATAGATTGATTTTCAAATTGATAGTTCATAGGCCTATAATTAGGTATGCTCTCATTCCTCTATTTTTATTTATGAATGGTTTTCTCCCACTATGTTTGTTTTCCTTAATCTAGCATTATCCTCAGTTAACATTTTCTCTTGAATATACATGTAGCTTCAATTATAGATGGTGGTATGAATAGGAGGTGTTAGTTATCATTGAACCAATCAGTCACCTGAAATTATTTTTGTGGACTAGTCAGTCAACATTGAACTTCCAATGCATTCTTGACTAACTCGAAAATCAaaggaatgataataaaaaatcaaagGAAGGATAATAAACACTCTACATTTAGCATGTTAGATACAGAGATACTACTGCATAGAATGAAGGTTGGAGCTATTCATAATTCATTTTGCTTTACTTTTTTAGTGAAAGCAAACATAATAAGTTTGTTTCTCATTTTTTGCAGGGTAGTGAACTTTGTTTGCCGACGTGTAACACACGTGCACTCCACTTGAATCTCTCTGTTTCTCGGCTCCCTCTAGTTTCTAATCTGAATCTTTCTGTTTCCCGGCTCCGTAATTTAACCCAATCAATGtaagtctttttttttatttttttttatttttttttattttttttttgcaattaatTGGTTCCTGATTTGATTTGATCTTTCTAGTTATGCAGTTCGCAAAAGCAATCTATTGTATCTGTCAGTTGTTTCTCCTTTGAAGGATCACAAGGTTTTGATAAATTGGAGAGACAAAATGGTGATCCAATTGGCAGTTATTGCATGGTCCAGTTCAGAAGCGGGAAGTCTTCTGCTTTGCGGTAGGAGGAGCATGTATATGTGGTGAATATGGGTTGGAAGGATCACACGTCCATGTGGGAGAAGAAAAATTAGGAGTGCTGCTGCTCAATCTAGGAGGACCTGAGACACTTCAAGACGTGCAGCCATTTTTGTTCAATTTATTTGCTGATCCAGTATGCTACTATTCTTCAACTTTTCTTTGACATGAAAATAGATGTGTTAAAACTAGTTTAAGCTGCAAATTCTGAATGTATTATGGCATGTTATGGTGCAGGATATTATTAGATTACCGAGATTGTTTAGGTTTCTTCAAAGACCATTGGCTCAGTTGATCTCAGTTTTGAGGGCTCCAAAAAGTAAAGAAGGCTATGCTGCTATAGGTGGGGGATCACCTTTGCGTAAAATAACTGATGAGCAGGTATAATGCTCtttttttttcatgtattttatttGATTCAATTTGAGGACTGTAGTGTAACTATTTGATATTTATATTTAGGCTGAAGCACTGAAAATGGCTTTGGAAGAGAAAAACATGTCTGTAAACGTATATGTAGGGATGCGGTACTGGTTCCCATTTACGGAAGAAGCAGTGCATCAGGTATGTCATTTAAGTTATTTTGGtagatttctctattttcacttGTGCAATTTTGACAGCAGGTTTTATTACTTGTGTTATGTTAAACAAATAATAGTATTATGACAGTAGAGTAAACAAGATTGACAACGTCGTCAGACTGTGACAGTATTGCATCTTTGTTACAGATTAAGAAGGAtaagattacaagacttgttttGCTACCACTTTACCCTCAGTACTCCATATTTACAAGTGGGTCAAGCATCCGTGTTGTTCAAGACATGTTCAGGTGGTTCTTCGTCGATGGTTCTTAATATTTTTTCGAATCTTATGATTGAAAATTTACATTTTATGTTGCCATCACTAAATAACCAAGTTCTTCCCTATCTCAGCAAAGACTCATATTTGTCAAGGCTACCTGTGTCCATTATAAAGTCGTGGTATCAACGAAGAGGTTATATTGAGTCCATGGCTAACTTGATAGAGCAAGAGCTACAAAAATTCTCTAATCCCGAGGAGGTAGTTTCGTTTTTAGTTTCCAGTTCATAAGCGTGAACATTTCTACATTTTCGCAATtgatgttgttcttttgttttggtgGCTTCCATCAGTTATTTACCTTCGTGGTGGCAtttaggtgatgatattctttaGTGCACATGGAGTACCAGTTAGCTATGTCGAGGATGCAGGAGATCCTTATAGGGATCAGATGCAGGATTGCATCAGATTGATCATGCAAGAGCTGAAAGCTAGAGGAACCTTCAATGAACACACTCTTGCTTACCAGGTTAGCTTGGAATATTAAATTAGACTCTTTGTCTATATTTCAAATTTTATAGGTCTCAATTCTTCTCAGTCCACTGCTGTTTCTCCAATTATAGTCTCCAATTCTAGTCTCAGTTACTAACCAATCATTGAATTTTGTTTTATTAGAGTCGAGTGGGGCCTATACAGTGGTTGAAGCCCTATACTGATGAAGTTCTTGTTGATCTTGGTAAAAAAGGAGTAAAAAGCCTCTTAGCTGTTCCAGTAAGGTGTGTTTTTCTCTCTTTTGTTGACCAAGTAATAGACCATTAGTTAAAAAAAACACAGAAAAGTAGCTTTGAAATGTATTATTATAACTTATTTTAACTCGTCTGTTGATCTACTTTTTTCTAAAATGAGAAACATTTGTGATTTTGAatttcatcttcatatatatttaGATTTGTTGAAACTGGTAAAATATATATGCAGCTTTGTAAGCGAGCACATAGAGACCCTACAAGAGATTGAAATGGAATACAAGGAATTGGCTCTTGAATCTGGCATAGAAAATTGGGGTAGGGTTCCAGCTTTAGGACTCAGCTCTACTTTCATATCCTATCTCGCAGATGCTGTGATTGAAGCTCTTCCTTCTGCCCAAGCCATTACGACTACAGAAATCGCTTCGGAAGAAGCtgaagcaggtccagtgagttaTATAATCAAAATGTTTGTTGGTTCAGTTTTAGCGTTCTTTTTACTGTTGTCCCCAAAACTTATTTCTACTTTCAAGAACCTTCTGTAGAGAGTTTATGGTCTGGTGCCTAGTTTTTTTGTAACGGATTTGGTAAAGAAGAATGAAACACTAGGAACTGGATAAAACAAGGTTTTTCCCATTTCCTATACCATTTCTCCTATTTCCCGTCCCTCCATGATGCCTGAAATAAATTTACTTTTCCACTCATAAAAGTCAGATCGACTCTGACCATGACTAttaccattttctttttacttgtcTGAACAACCCTATTTGACAAATAACACGGGTTGTAACGGCACGGTCTCGAAaatgagtaaaaaaaaaattatgttcgtTTTGACCAGTATCATTCACTATATAAGATGACAATTGTTCTGATTGTTATTTTTTCTCTTGTGCTTTACCGTCTTTAGGGAACTCGTGTTATTTTTCTCCATTGATTTTTGAAAAGTTTGAGCAGTGTTATTTTTCTTCATTGATTTTTGAAAAGTTTGAGCAAATAGAGAAATTTAAAAtttcattggtttttgaaaaatttgattTTGGAGCTActattacaatcggtagataaataacATTACGAGACTACAGATTGAATAATCAATAGATAATAAACATGGCTGATTATGAACACCTACTATGCATTGTGAAAATACCAATGATGTGACACTGAAAAATTTTATGTATATGTTAGTGTGGGCATTAGATCTAAACGATACAAAATGTAACCGTCTCATAATTGGGTGACTGCACgacaaatattttcttttaacatgaAGAAAACACGATCAaagtaaataaagtaaataaacaCCGCACTGGTTATTTCTAGTAATAAACACAACAAAAGTAAATAAATAGGAACGGTGATTGAATTGGAAGATCAAGTTCATCAAACAATAAGCAAACAATGTCGAATCCTCCCTCTCTTTTATTTGCCGACCCCATAATACATTTCTCCCCATGGGACTTACACGAATACGAAATACATAATGTTTTACAAACATATCAGGACTGGGATCTCCATAACATTTGACTTGATGGTTAATAGCACAGACTCCCACTCGAAGAAGAAGGCAGGCCAGTAGTCAGATTCAGAAGAAGTGGATCCCAAACCACAATTTCTCCGCACTGCCCACCTTTGTTACTAGCACCAACAGCCTGCAATTGACTGGAAGTCTCCACGGAGCTCATAGCCATTTCTGCTTTCTTGGCTGCAACTTTTTTTAGTCGAATACGTTCAGCTCTAGATCCAATAACTTGTCCCAAAATAGAGGCACCAATTGTGAAAGCCATAGCCGTCTTAGGCATCAAAACAGATTTCCGAAGCATTGCTATAAAAGGTACTGCTGCATGTACGGCTGCAAACCATGAGACTGAGAACTTTTCTGTGTGCTCTCTCCATATGCCTAATGGGACATTGGCTGCCATTCCCAACATGCCAATTGCCAACATCTTCGTTGACAGGGCTTGTGGGCGAAGGGTCTTGACGAGAGCCGTCCTTGCCAATGCTGCCCTAGCTGCTACTATTGCAGGTGGGCATTTAAATTTCATGCCTGGCGGAGGCTGCAGAGCCTTAGCTACCAATGGAAGCACACCACTAACTGCCCTATAAGACTTGGCGATTGGGCAGTTCCCTTGTTCCAACCACTCATTTCCTACTGCTTCATGTGACGAGTTTCCTCCCTAGAAAAAGTTAAGGATTGAAAATCAACATAAGCAAATGAGGGTGTTCAGGTTACAGATGTATGACAAATATTTGTAGATAAGATAATTACCTTAGAAGAATTTTTGTTCTTGGAATTAAACTTTTTGTTGAAAAAATCAAAACCGAATGGTCCACCTGGTCCAAAGGCTGACGAGAGACTAATGGAGGCCGCCTTTGCTGCTAAAGGATTGAACTGAACTGGTTTAGACTCAGATTCCAAATTCTCACTGGCTAGATAAGATCTTCCAGAGAGTGGAACCACTCCATCATTCCCATGGAAAACCTTAAATGCCATATCAAAATTAGGACCATCTTCGAAAATTGGACCTTTTGCACCCTTCACCTGAATGTAAATAGGAATGGATATGAGATAAAGTAAAATGGGAATTCAACAAAAGAACACAAGAGCCAGGAGAAAGAGTACTTACAGGCATTGAGAAATTCATTGGTTTGGCAAAGGCGAAGTTAGTGGGTTCGTTAATGTTCCTAAGAAATGGACATTTTTGAATGCCCTCTTGAGCAAATTGACATCCTGAATTCTGTGACCCTCCATTCATGGCTCCAAAGAAAAATTCCATTTCCACAGATCAAATTAACCTGCAAGTACAGATTACAAAATGCAAGGTCAGAGAGCCTATAGATACGGAGCTCGAGGAAAACAAATGCACTCAGCTGGCTCAAAAAACATTCATAATAGGGAGCTAGACATTCCAAACCACATCGAAGCAAAGTAAATGAGATATTTAACTGATTTTCATTTTACAAAATCCAAATATCAACTACATAATGATGCTCGCAAATAAAATCAGAGTGTCGGGCATACTAAGAACATTAAATTCAAGACTTAAGAAGTCACCAAAACGTTGAGAAGTTGGTACAGAAATCCTAGAACACACCACCTAGCTTAAAAATTCCAAATCTAACCCCTTAGCTCTAATCATAACCAAGTTCTACCAAACACGAATCAAACACAAGCAAGGCATCAACACCCCCAGCATGGGGAAAATGATATAAACCCAGAATTTAGGCCAAAACTATATAAACACTCTGAcataatttcacaactacaagagaCAAACCCTCAGAAACATCATGGTGACTATAACATTAAGCCAGAAATTAACAGTGTAAACAGTATACAGAAAAATAAACACCTTCAGAactcaaaattaccaaaattcAACCTCATACATGAAAACATCATCAATTGAGTAGTCACAAATTCTTAATTCACACAATACCCAAACTCCACAAGTATCAATCAAACCCCAAATCCCAAGTATCAACAACAATAACATTTTTCATCAACATTTCAAAGTCAAAAAACCCCTAAactcataaaactgatgataaaAAACAATAGAAATTCAGTCAtcacaaaccctaaattcatcCACACCACATCATACAATTCATCTGAGAAattaaattaagaaaaaaaaaatctacaaacctTAAATAAATATGAATAGATAGAGCTTTCTTCAAAATCCAATAACCAGATCCTGACCTAAAATCGAGAATTTGAACAAGGATCTATTtagttagaagaagatgaagagagaaaGGAACCCAGAAAGAATGAAAAATGTTGTTGATTGGAATGAAAAAACCAAACAGTCTATCTATCTTGagggagaagaaaaaaataataaaaatctctGATTGTTTTTTTATTACAGTAAGCAAAATTGACGTGGTTCCCACACGCCTTATCAGTTGACATTAAATTACCTGCCTCTGCCTGCCTGCTTTCCCTAACCAATATTGAAGACCAAGTTTAGGTCAATAATAGTAGGAGAGGAGTAGGTACAAATTGTCTAATCCGTCTAATCCTCAACGTTGATTTTTCAACTCCTGTTTTTGGATTGATTATATTTTGTCCGTTGATTTAGGAATggtcgtttttttctttttttgcgagGGTGCGTTATGCATGAGAAATTCCTCAATTTTCTTTTCTTCCAAGAAGTATTAAGTCCATGAGATAGCCATGAGGAGGATTCCAAATCCCAATACCAAGGAGTGATGGTTTTTATGTTTGCAGAAACCTTATTCCTTGAGGAAT encodes the following:
- the LOC113311629 gene encoding ferrochelatase-2, chloroplastic-like, which translates into the protein MVGSELCLPTCNTRALHLNLSVSRLPLVSNLNLSVSRLRNLTQSIYAVRKSNLLYLSVVSPLKDHKLLHGPVQKREVFCFAVGGACICGEYGLEGSHVHVGEEKLGVLLLNLGGPETLQDVQPFLFNLFADPDIIRLPRLFRFLQRPLAQLISVLRAPKSKEGYAAIGGGSPLRKITDEQAEALKMALEEKNMSVNVYVGMRYWFPFTEEAVHQIKKDKITRLVLLPLYPQYSIFTSGSSIRVVQDMFSKDSYLSRLPVSIIKSWYQRRGYIESMANLIEQELQKFSNPEEVMIFFSAHGVPVSYVEDAGDPYRDQMQDCIRLIMQELKARGTFNEHTLAYQSRVGPIQWLKPYTDEVLVDLGKKGVKSLLAVPVSFVSEHIETLQEIEMEYKELALESGIENWGRVPALGLSSTFISYLADAVIEALPSAQAITTTEIASEEAEAGPVSYIIKMFVGSVLAFFLLLSPKLISTFKNLL
- the LOC113310557 gene encoding uncharacterized protein LOC113310557 translates to MEFFFGAMNGGSQNSGCQFAQEGIQKCPFLRNINEPTNFAFAKPMNFSMPVKGAKGPIFEDGPNFDMAFKVFHGNDGVVPLSGRSYLASENLESESKPVQFNPLAAKAASISLSSAFGPGGPFGFDFFNKKFNSKNKNSSKGGNSSHEAVGNEWLEQGNCPIAKSYRAVSGVLPLVAKALQPPPGMKFKCPPAIVAARAALARTALVKTLRPQALSTKMLAIGMLGMAANVPLGIWREHTEKFSVSWFAAVHAAVPFIAMLRKSVLMPKTAMAFTIGASILGQVIGSRAERIRLKKVAAKKAEMAMSSVETSSQLQAVGASNKGGQCGEIVVWDPLLLNLTTGLPSSSSGSLCY